GTCAGCTACCGCCTGGGGCTTCTCGAGCCCTGGGAGGGGGGCTTCACCATCGAGGACACCCTCCAGCTCGCGCCCGCCCTCGTTGAGGCGGGGGCGGACATCTTTCATGCCTCGCGGAACGCGCGGGTCGGCGTGCCCGTCGTGCCGGATCTGTACAATCCGGCCTTTTTGCAACTCAAGAAACGAGTGGATGCGCCTCTCATCGCCAACGGGGCCGCCTTCGAGCCGGGCCGCGTGCAGGATTATCTGGACGGCGGTGCCGATCTGGTGGCCGTGGGAAGGGCGATGCTGACCGATCCCGATTACACGAAGAAGGCAATCAGCGGGAAGAAAAAAGAAATCCTGCGGTGCATCGAGTGCAAGCCCTGCATCTATATGCGCGACAGCCGATGCCCGGACGATGCGTATCCCGGCGGCGTCCCCGCCTCGATGGCGGAGATCCTCGATGTGGCCGCGACGATGCAGGGCGGCGGCTACGCACCCACGGCCAAGAAACGAAAAAGCATCGACGAGCTGGTCGAGGAGCAGCCGGAAGGCTCCTCGATCTCCTGAAAGGGAAAAGAGTATGAAAGCAGCCTGGTATGAAAAGTACGGCCCGGCGAAGGAAGTGATAAAGGTGGGAGAGCTGGACGCGCCCGAGGCCGGGCCGGGCGAGGTCCGCGTCCGGATGTACGCCTCCGGGGTCAACCCTTCCGACGTCAAGGCCCGTGTCGGGAGCCGAGGGCCTTTCAAGGACAAGCTTATCGTCCCCCACAGCGACGGCGCCGGCGTGATCGACCAAGTAGGTTCCGGCGTTGACCCTTCCCGCGAGGGGGAGCGGGTGTGGGTTTACAACGGCCAGTGGGAGCGACCCATGGGGACAAACGCCGAGTACATTGTCCTTCCTGAGCGGCAGGCCGTTCCCCTGCCCGATTCGGTCAGTTTCGCGGAAGGCGCCTGCCTGGCGATACCGGCGATGACGGCCCACCGCTGCCTCTTTTCGGACGGCGGGATCCAGGGCCAGACGGTTCTGGTCACGGGCGGCGCAGGAGCAGTCGGCAACTACGCCGTGCAGCTCGCCAAATGGGCCGGCGCCCATGTCATCGCCACGATCAGCTCGGGCGAGAAGGCGGCGAGGGCCCGCGAGGCCGGCGCCAGCCATACCATCAACTATCGTTCGGAAGATGTGGCGGCCCGAATCGATATGATCACGAACGGGGAGGGCGTGGACCGCATCGTGGACGTGGACTTCGGCACCAACCTGCGGTTCAGCATCGATTCCCTGAAGCACAACGGCATGATCACGACATACGCTTCGATGGGGAACCGGGAGCCCGCCTTCCCGCACTATCCCGCCATGCAACGGAACACGAACATTCGTTGGGTGTTTGTCTACGCCATGCCGGATGAGGCCATCCGGCGTGCGTGCGAGGATATCGTCGCCGCCATCGAGCAGGAGGCGCTGACGCACCCTGTCGCGGTGACTTATCCTCTGGAGGAGACGGCGGCTTCGCACGAGATGGTCGAGAGCGGCGCATATATGGGCAATGTGGTGGTCATGATTGACTAGGCGTCCCAAGGCCCGGCGTGCGGACCGGGTTTCCGGCATATCATGTGAGGAAATGCGATGAGTCCATCTACGGCACCGGCAGCGCTATCGAAGGAAAATATCGAATTTGTGGGGTATCACGATCTCCAGGATCGCCCGGCCTTCAAGATTGCGATGCAGGAGGTGGACGACCGCTTTTATCTTTACCTTTCCCATTTCTGGGTGAGCGGATGGACGGTACTCGATGTCACCGATCCGAAAAACCCCGAGCACAAATGCTATATCGAGGGGCCGGACAACACCTGGACGCTCCAGGTGCAGGTGGCCGATGGCCTGCTGATCACCTCGATGGAGAAAATTCCCGCGGGATGGGGCCCACGGCCGAACGATCCGCCCGAGAAAGAGGGCGTCTATATCTGGGACGTGGAGAAGGACCCCGGCGCCCCCGAGCTGATCTCCCACTGGGAGACCGGTGCGGAGGGGACCCATCGGAACTTCTACAACGGCGGCCGCTACGCCCACCTTTCGGCGGGCGCGCCGGGCTATACCGGGCGCATTTACCGGATTCTCGATATCGGCGATCCGGCCCATCCCAAGGAAGTGGGGCGCTGGGCGCTGCCCGAGCAGGAGGAAGGGAGAGCCTCGGACATGAGCGGGGCAAGCCCGATGGTGTTCCAGCACGGTCCGGCCCACGCCGAGGCCGGAAGGGCGTATCTGCCCTATGCCGGCGGGGGCATGATCGTTGTGGACATCAGCGATATCACCTCCCCGAAAATGGTGAGCCGCCTGAACGTTCATCCGCCGCTGGGGAGCTATCTCGCCGTGCACACGGTCTATCCCTACCGCCACCGTGGAATCGCGATCGCCAACAGCGAGGCCCTGAAGGAAAACTGCGAGGAGCCGCTGAACTTCACGGCGGTTGTGGACATCCGCGATGAAGAGAACCTGCGGGTGATGAGTCTTTTCCCCGTTCCCGATCCCCCCGCGGGTTATAGTCACAAGAATTTCTGCGAGCGCGGCGGCCGCTTTGGCCCCCACAACCAGCACCATTCCCAAGGGCTTGCCTGTCTCGATCAGCGCGAGGACCGGATCTACTTGACCTATTTCAACGCCGGGTTGCGAATATACAATCTGGAAGACCCGGTCCACCCGCGGGAGATCGCCCACTACATTCCCACCGATCCGGTGAAGCGGCTGGGGATGCTACCGAAGACGCTCGTCACCCAGAGCGAGGATGTGCTGGTCGATCGGCGCGGCTACATATATGTCACCGACAAGAACCACGGGCTGCACATTCTTCGCTGCACCATCTAGAGAGAAACGGAAAAAGCCCGCGGGCCTCAACGGCGCGCGGGCTTTTTTTTGTGTTCGGATAAGTTCCAGAATTTCAGCCCTTTGCGGCTGTCCTGCCACGGCGTGAGGTTTTTCCTAGGCGCCTCTCACGCGATTTCCGTCGGCATCGAAGAGATAGATGCCATCGGGGTCGAAGGTGATGCCCAGCTTTTGTCCTGCCTTGAACTCGCGGGAGCCCTCGACGACGGCGATGGTGGGCCGCTCGGAGCCGTGCTCGAAGTAAAGCAGGGTGTCTTTCCCCAGGGGTTCGACCAAGCGGACATCGCAGGTGAAGGAGCCGTTTGTCTCTCCCATGAGAACACCTTCCGGCCGGGCGCCAAAAGTGTATGAGCCGGCGGCCACGCCTGCGTACTTGCCGGGCAACTCAACCGAAAGGCCGGGGCCCTCAAAGACAGTCCCTCCGCCGACTTTCTTGATTTTGCCCGGGATCAGGTTCATCGAGGGGCTGCCGAAGAAATCAGCGACGAAGTAGCTCACCGGGTTGCTGTAGATTTCCAGCGGGGTGCCGCGCTGTTCGATGAGGCCGCCGCGCATCACGATGATGCGGTCGGCAAGGGTCATGGCCTCTTCCTGGTCGTGGGTGACGTAGACGAAAGTTTTTTTCAGTTCCTGGTGGAGCCGATCGATTTCGGCGCGCATCTCACGGCGCAGCTTGGCGTCGAGGCTCGAGAGCGGCTCGTCCAGCAGGAACGCGGAGGGGTCGGTGATCAGGGTGCGGGCGAGAGCGGCGCGCTGGGCCTCACCGCCCGAGCATTGCCCAGGGAGCTTCTCGAGGAGATGGGAAATGTGCACCATTTCGGCCACTTCGTGGACGCGTTTTTTGCGTATATCCCTCGGAACTTTTTTCATCCGGGGGCCGAATTCAATGTTCTGGAAGATGGTTTTATGCGGGAAAAGGGCGTGGCTCTGAAACACCATCCCCAGATTGCGCTGGCCGGGCTCCAGGTCGTTGACAACCTTATCGTCGATAACGATCTCGCCGGCGGTCGGCTCTTCAAAGCCTGCCGTCATGCGCAGGGTGGTGGTTTTGCCGCAGCCGGAGGGGCCGACGATGACGACAAACTCGCCTTCTTCGATAACGAGATCGAGATTTTTGACGGCTTCGATGTTGACGCCAAATACCTTGCGAAGACCTTTCAGTTCTATCCGAGCCACGATAGTTTCACCTCTTCACCATGCCAAAGCTGAATCCCCGTACCAGATGCTTCCGGATCATGCAGCCAATGACAACAAGGGGAATGGTAATGCCGACGGCGAGGGCCGCCTGTCTGCCGTATACGCGGCCTTCGGTGGAACCCTCGTATTTTGTCAGCTGAATGGGAAGCGTTACGACCTCTGTCTTGGAAAGGATCAGCGCCAGGAGGTATTCGCTCCACGTGAGAATCAGGATGAACATGAAGGTGGCCACGATACCGGAGCGCACCAGCGGCAAGATGATCTCCCAGATGGTTCGCCACCGGGTGGCCCCGAGGATGGAGGCGGCGTGTTCTATCTCCAAGGGCACCTCGTCAATGAAGCTCTTGGTCATCCACACGGAGTAGGGGAGCGTCGTGATGACATAGATAATTGCAAGGCCGGTGATGGTGTCTGTCAAGCCGATATTGCCGTAATAGATGGAGAGGGGTGCGGCCACAACGATGGGCGGGATCATGCGGAACATCAGGAGGTTGAACATCCGCAGTTCCGAGAGTATCTGGTATCGGGAGACGCCGTAAGCCAGAACGGCGCCGAACAGGACCGAGACCGACGTGGAGGACGTTGCGATAATGAAGCTGTTCCACATCGCAATCCAGGGTTTTTGCATCGACACGACTAACTGGGTGCCGACTTCGGCCTCGCTGCTGGTCCAGACGGCGAGGTAGTTGTCCCAGGTGGGTGTGCTGGACCAGTAAACAGGCGGCCAGGCGAACCATTCATGGTCCGGCTTGACCGAGGTTGCGACGATCCAGAAGATCGGAAAGGCAACGATAAAAAACCACAAGCCCAAGGCCGAGAACCGGAATATCTTGTTCAGTTTCTGTTTTTGCCTCCGGTTCATTTACCTGCCCCCGTTTGCATGTACATCTGGTCGAGGTTTTTCTTTTCTTTCATCAGGACGCGAATCGCGAACAGAACGAGAACGATCATCCCCATCAGGACGAGATAGGACATGGCCGCGCCCTTGGAGATGTGGAAGAACTCCCAGGTCGTCAGGTACAGGTAAATCGGCATGGTCTCTGTCGCAGAGCCCGGACCGCCCTGGAGGAGCGCCCATGTTTTCGGAAATTCGCCGACCGATTCCAGAAAGCGCAGAATCAGCGCCAGAAAGATGACGGGACGAAGGAGGGGGAGCTGCACCTCCCGGAAAATGCGCCAGCGGTTCGCGCCGAGGTTCTGGGCGGCTTCAATCAAGTCGTTGGGCAGGGCGGAGAGCCCGGCCAGCATGATGATGAAGGTAAAGGGTGTCCAGTTCCATATCTCGAGCAAGATGACGGTGATGACGGCCGCGGTGGGGTCCGCGAGCCAGGTGACGTTGATGGTCGTTCCTGTTAAAGCGCTCAATATTCCGTTCACCGGCCCCTTTTGATAGAGCAGCATCTCGAAGGTGTAGGCGATAACGATGGGTACGGTGAGCATGGGGAGGATGAAAAACGCGTAAAAGAACCCGTGGCCCTTGAAGGGGCGGTACATCAAAAGCGCCAGCCCGAATCCGATGACGAAAGATCCCAGCGTGGAGAAGAGAGCGAAAACGAGGGTCTTCGGTATCGAGGCCCAGAACCGGTTGTCGGTGAGAACTTCGGCAAAAGTATCGAACCCGACGAAATCCGCCTGCCACCAGTTGGCCAGATAGACGGTCCAGGAGTGGAAGCTGAAGTAGAGCATGAGGATGAAAACGGGGGCCAGGAAGAGGAGAAGGGCGATAAAGGGGGTCAACAGCGTCCATTTGAATATGGCGATGCCCCGCTTTTGGCTCTGTCTGATTTCCATGGTTGTGGCCATAATCCGTACCTTCGCCTTTCGTAGCGATCGGAAAAGACCTCTACTTCGGGAAACAATCCATATCGGAAAATGTTTCGCCGAACGACTGGAGACTGCCCCAGAAGGCAATTTCCTGTAACAATTATTCGCACCAGCATGATAAAAGGAACCGGATTTGTCAATATCCCGATGTCGCCGTATTGCGGGTTTTCCCGGGTTTTTTCGCCGATTCGGGGCGTCCCGGAGATGTGATGGAGGGGGAAGGATTCATTCTGCCGTGTCATCGCCCATGGGGGTGGTGTTGTCCCGCAGAGCGGCGAAGGCCGGCGGGAAGAGAGGGGAGGCGCTCAGATGCCCAAATTGCAAGTTGGTGATGTTGAGCTTTACTACGAATTGCACGGCAAGGGGGTGCCGGTCGTCCTGATCGGCGGCCTGGCCGGCGATGCGCGTGCGTGGTCGAAGCAAATCGAAGTGCTCTCGAAGAAATACCAGGTGCTGGCATTCGACAACCGGGGAACGGGAAGAAGCTCCGCTCCCGAGGTTCCCTATACGAGCCGGCTGTTTGCGGACGATACCATCGGTCTGATGAACGCGCTCGGCCTGCCCGCCGCCCACGTCATCGGCCGCTCCATGGGCGGCGCCGTCGTCCAGGAGATGGCGATCAACTATCCCGACAGGATGCGCTCGATGAGCATCACGGCCTCTTTCGGAAAGATGGACCGCTACGGCGCGCGCATCCTCGACAACATCAAGGATGTGGTGATCGCCCAGGGCTATGAGGCCGCGGCCAAGCATCAGAGCCTTTTTTTCTTCCCCCCGTCCTATTTCAATGCCAACAAGGAAGAGATGGACGCCATCGAGAGCATCCTGGCCGATCCGAACCGGCCCCTGCACGGCTACGTCAACTCATCGCTTGCCTGCACGAACCACGATGCACTCGATCGGCTGGGGCAGGTGAAGTGCCCGACGCTGGTTATGGCGGGCTCGGAGGACATCCTGTGCGCCGCCGAATGCTCGCGCGAGATTGCGAAGCGCATTCCCGGCGCGGAACTGAAAATCTACGAGGGGGCCAGCCACTTCTTCCTGGTCCAGTGCTACGAAGAGTCCATGAAGGATATCGAGGATTTTCTGGCGAAGCACTAGGAACGAAAATTCAGGCCGATTTTTTGCGAAGCTCTTCGAGGAGCCGCTGCAAGCTCTTTTGCTCCTGCTCGGGTGCGAAGAGCCGCCGCCGCCGATCGGATTTGCGCTTGAGCTCCCTGTAGAAGCGCGAGTCCTCCTCCGCCCGCCTCAGGAGGCGGGCGAGGGCTTTCGTGTCCTTCGGTGGGAAGTATCCCGGATAATCCGCTCCGAGCAGACCGAGCGAGCCGGCGATTTTCGAAGAGAGCGTCGGGACGGAGCAAGCGATGGCCTCGCCGACGGCGTTGGCCCCCCCTTCCATCTCGGAGCTCAGCACGTGGAGGCGGCACCGCGATAAAATCCGCAGCGCCTTCCACCGGGGAACTTCCCCGAGCCACCGGTAGCGCGGGTTCGCGGCGGCCTCCGCTTTCGCCCGGACGGCCATCTCCTCCGTCAGCGCACCGCCCAGATGGATGATTTGCACCCGGGAGGAAGCGGGAAGGTGCTGAGCCGCCTTCGCCGCCCGGAAGGGATCCTTCACGGCGCGAAGGTGTCCTATCACGCACACTTCAAACACACCTTTTTTCGGCGAGAAATCGCCCGGCGGCGGGACGACGGACTGGTGGATAGGGCGGGCTTTTTTTCTCAGGTGGCGCGGCAGCGCTTCCGCCCCCAGTTGATGGAGGACGATGAGCCGATCGGCCAGTTCGATCGATTCCTGCGCCTGCGCACTTACCCGGATATCGTAGAGGTCGGTCCCCGTCATGGCCACGATGAGGGGCCGGCCGGGGTATTCCTTCCGGAAGCCGGTTACCGCGCCGTGGCTCCTTTTGGCGTGGAGGGCGATGAGGAGGTCGCAGTTTTCCCCTTCATATGCCAAACCGATCTTGACCTTGTGGCCCAGCGCGCGGAGAAGGCGCCCCCAGCGGGCGGCCGTCACCCGGTTTCCCTTTCTTGAGCCCACCCCTGCGGGCGATATGAGCGAAATCTTCATCGTTCCCGGGATTCTTCTTGGCTAGAGGGCGCAAGTGCGGAAACCCGCCCAGACATCCCGCCTATCGGGCGTGAAATAGTTTCGGTAATTGTTCCGGACAAGCCGCGAGCGTGAAGCCCAGGCCCCGCCGCGAAGCACCTTCCGGGTGTTGAACCACGGTTCGGAATAGTCCTTGTAGGGGTCGGGCACGAAGCCAGGGAAGGGCCGGAAGACGCTGCTCGTCCACTCCCAGACGTTCCCGAGCATCTGGCGGCAGCCAAAGGCGCTGTCGCCTTCGGCGAAGGCACCCACATCCACGCAACCCATCCCCTGCCAGTCGAGGTTGGCGTGGACCGGCTGGGGGCGATTGTTGCCCCAGGGGTAGACCCGCTTCGTGCCCGAGAGCGATTTTCCGTCCGGAGCGGGCTCTGTGCCCGCAGCGGCTTCCCACTCCGACTCGGTGGGCAGGCGTCTTCCCGCCCATTTGCAGTAGGCCTCCGCCTCGAAATAGTTGACATGGATAACAGGCCGGTGGGGTTCCAGCGGAATCCACTTGTCGAAATGATGGCGCAGCCACGCACCGCCCTCTTTTTTCCACTGGAAGGGGTGCTCCGCCTGCTCATGGGTCCGCCAGGCCCACCCCTCGGCGCTCCAGAGGCTTTCGTTGGCGTAGCCGCCATCGTCGGCGAACGCGGCATACTCCGCCTGGGTGACGGGCGTGCGGGCGATGGAGAAGGGCGCCAGCTCGACGGCGTGTGCCCATTTCTCGTTGTCGAAGACAAAGGGCTCCGCCTCGGTGGAGCCGAGCATGAACACTCCGCCGGGAACCCGCGCATCTCCCGGGCAGGGGCCGGCGTGGCGGGCCGCCTGGGTGCCCACGTTCTCGGTCGGCATGGAGAATTTCGGCGGGGGATAGTCGAGCGTCTGGCGGGTGTAGGTGAACGCCTCGGCGTGCATGTCCTCGTGATAGACCGAGTACATGATGTGGTATTGCTGCGCCTCGCTCAGGTCGCCCTTTTCGATGGTTTCGATCACGCGGTCCCGCACGGTTTTCATGTAGTCAATCGTTTCCTCCCGGGAGGGGAGGGGAAGGCTCCACCGGGTGTCGTGATGAACCGCCATCGAATCGTAGAGCGCGTCGCCGTCCTCGCGGATGGGTTTTTCCCCGTGGGTGTGGCGGAGGAGCCACTTTTCGTGAAACCAGGCGATGTGCCCGATCTCCCACTTCAGGGGGTTCACGATGTCGAGCTGGGGGCCCATCAGCTGATCGTCGGTGAGGTCGGCCACCAGGTCGAACGTTCGCTGTCTTGCGTCGTGGACCCATCGGGCCAGATTGACCTTCTGCATCGCGGCGGGTTCCTCTCAAGAAATGAAAATAGCAGATATTTTTACCCGGCGGCCAGATATTGAACGCTGAACAGCCGGCCGGAGTCCGTCCATACCTGCTTCACTTCATATCCCGATCCTGCGGCCAGTGCCCCGAATTCATCAAGCGTGTATTTGTAGGAATTTTCCGTGTGAATGCGCTCGTCTTTTTCGAGGCGAATTTTCTCCTTGCCGAGCCGGACGGTTTGGGCCTTCCGGCTGACGAGATGCATTTCGATGCGGCCTTCTTCTTCGTTGTAAAAGGACAGATGCTCGAACGCATCGGCCTGAAAGTCGGCGCCGAACTCCCGGTTGATGTTCCGGAGGATGTTCAGGTTGAACTCCCGGGTGACGCCCTTTTCGTCGTCGTAGGCGGCCTCGAGGACCTTGCGGTCTTTCTTGAGGTCCACCCCGATGAGCATGCCGCCTCCCGGGCCGCAAATCTCCCGCATGCTTTCGAGAAACGATCCGGCCGCCTCGGGGGTGAAGTTGCCGATGGTCGAGCCGGGAAAATACACCACCCGCCGCCGGGGCGGCTTCCGGGCGGCGGGAATGAGGAAAGGGTGCGTGAAGTCGGCGAAGATCGGCAGAATTTCCAGCTCGGGACAATCGGCCCTCAGTTGTTCCGCCGCGTTGAGGAGATGCGCCCGGGAGATGTCCACCGGGGCGTAGGCGGCGGGCGCTTCCAACTCGCCGAGCAGGAGGCGGATTTTGATTCCCGCGCCGCTTCCCAGCTCGATGATCATGCTCCCCGGGCCGATGGCGGCGGCCATCTCCGCGGCGTGGCGCTCCATGATTCCGATCTCGGTCCGCGTCGGGTAGTACTCCTCCAGCGCGCAGATCTCCTCGAACAGATGAGAGCCGCGCTCATCGTAAAAGTACTTGCAGGGAAGCGATTTCGGCTCATGCCTGAGCCCCTGAAGGACCTCTTTCAGAAGGGAGCTGTCGGCCGGCCGGGATTCCGTCAGATTGAGGGAAGCGATAATTTTTCCGTCCTTCGCAAAAAAGGAAAAGAAAGGAGCGCGTGTTTTCAGGATCGCCCTGCCGCACCGGAAGGATAGGCATTTGCTGTACCCCTACCTTAAAGAAGCCCGCCGGATCGTGCAATCCGGGCCCCCTAACGCTATTAAAATAACCGATGGCCGGTATTTGGATATGAAATAGCGGGTTATTCCGCCCGGCTCAGGCGAAGGCCGGGCGAGACGGCGCGCCGCTCCAGGAGATCGAACGCCCCCTGCACCACGAGGGCCAGGAGGGCGGCCGGCACCGCGCCCTCGAGGATGAGGGCGGTGTCGTCCAGCCGGATTCCTGTCAGGATGGGCTGGCCGTACCCTCCCGCACCGATGAGGGCGCCGAGCGTTGCGGTGCCCACGTTGATGACGGCGGCGGTCTTGATGCCCGCGAGGATGGAGCGGGCGGCGATCGGAAGCTCGACCAGGCGCAGCCGGGCGGCGGGGGCGAGGCCGATCGCTTCGGCCGATTCCAGCACCTGCGGCGGGATATCGCGGAGTCCGGCATGGGTGTTCCGCACGATGGGAAGGAGGCTGTAGAGGAAAAGGGCCACCATGGCAGGCGGCCCCCCGATGCCCAGAAGCGGAATCATGAAGACGAGCAGGGCGAGCGAGGGGATGGTCTGGATGACGCCGGCCGCGCCCAGAACAATCTGCCCGATGCGGGGCCTTCGGGCCGCCCAGATGCCCAGCGGCAGGGCGGCGAGGATGGCCGCCCCGAGCGAGAGGGTGACGAGGAAGAGGTGTTCTCCGGTCCGGCGGAGGAGCCGCCGCCCGAGGGAGTCGGAGGAAATCTCGGCGGCGATCCCCAGGGCGCGGGCCAGGAACCGGGCGGCGACCTCGGACTCGCCTTTCTTCTCGATCTTCACCCGGGCGTTCATCCGGATCATCGGCGCAGCCGCAATTTTATTTTCGAGCCGGAGGATCTCGCGCACCACTCCCGGCGCGCGCTTTTCCAGATCGGCGCGGTACAAAATAACGGCGTGGTAGACGGGAAAATGACCCAGATCGTCGCCGAGCACCCGCAGCTTGTAGTGGTGGATTTCCGCATCTGTGGTGTAGAGCTCCATCGCCTCGATGGTGCCCGAGGAGAGGGCGCGGTAGGCGAGATCGTGGTCGAGGCCCCGGACGTTCTGCTGCGGCAGCCGGTAGCGCTGACGGAGGCTCGGCCAGCCGTCGTTTCGGTCCATGAATTCGTTCGAGAAGCCGAACCGCAGCGCTTCGTGCTTGCGGAGATCCGAGATGATCCGGATGCCGAGCCGTTCAGCCACCTCCCTTTTCATTCCGATGGCGTAGGTGTTGTTGAAGCCGAGGGGCCGGCTTATACGGAGGCCGAGGGCGGCCAGGCGGGCGCGGAGTGTCTTCTCGCCGCGAATGTTCTCCCCCGCCAGAATTTCCTGCGTGAGGGTGCCTGTGTATTCGGGATAGATGTCGATCTCGCCCGCCCGAAGCGCGTTCCAGAGAATGCGGGTTCCGCCGAGCTCCCGCAGGTGGTGCGCGGTGTGGCCCGCCCGGGCGGCAAGGCGGCGGAGCATCTCCCCGAGAATGACCGACTCGGTGAATTTCTTGGAGCCAACGCGGATCTCGGCGCTCTCGGCGGACGATGGAGCGAGGAGGGTCGCCGCCAGGAGCGCGCACAAAACCGCTGGGAGAAAGCGCCGCCCGCTCATCTGCGCGCATCCTCCCCCGTGTCCGGCTCCAGCGCCGTCCGCTGGGCGTTGATGAAGCGGGTGACGAACGGATCGGCGGGCCGGTGGAGAAGGTCCGCCATCGCGCCCTCCTGGACGATGCGGCCCTCGCGCATGAGCGCGATGCGGTGGCCGAAGAAGGCCGCCTCGCCGATGTCGTGGGTGACCATGACGACGGTTTTCCCCAGCCGCTGGAAGATCTCCCGCAGGTCGTCCTGCAGTTCGGCGCGGATCATGGGGTCGAGGGCGGCGAGGGGCTCATCGAGCAAAAGGACATCCGGATCGAGCATGAGGGCGCGCATCAAGGAGACGCGCTGGCGCTGGCCGCCCGAGAGTTGGACCGGGTAGCGGTCCAGGCCCTCCGCCGGGAATTTTGTGAGCGCCACCAGCTCCGCCAGGCGGGCCTCGATCCGGGCGCCCTCCCATCCGAGGTGGCGGGCCATCAGGGCGGCGTTGGCGCGGGCGGTGAGATGGGGGAAGAGGCCCCCGTCCTGGATGACGTAGCCCATCTTCCGGCGGATGGGGAGCATGTTCTCCGGCCGGAGGGTTTCTCCCCCGAAGCGGACCTCCCCCGCATCGGGCGCGATGAGGCCGATGAGGATGCGCAGGAAGGTACTTTTTCCGCATCCGCTCGGGCCGATGAAGATCGTCGTCTCTCCCGGCGGGAAGGCGAGGGAGAGGGGCCGGAGCGCGGTCAGCTTCCCGTAGGTTTTTGAGATGTCCCTGACTTCCAGCAATCCCGTCTCCGTGTGTCCGGTGTGCGCGTACCGAGAAGTCATTATGGCATATGCGTGCCGGTACGGTTCGGGGGAGATAGAGAGCTTTTTGTTACAGGCTGGATCGCCAGGCGGCCTGATCGCCGGGCAGGTAGCAGTCCTGAATGAGCGTTTCGAAGCCCGGCCGCCATGCGGTTTTTCCGGCGAGCGAGAGAACTTTCTCGCGGATGTAGCCGATGATTGCCATCAAGCGGTCGTGGCGCGCGAGGTCGGCCACGCTGCCGCCTTC
The sequence above is drawn from the bacterium genome and encodes:
- a CDS encoding ABC transporter permease subunit; amino-acid sequence: MSGRRFLPAVLCALLAATLLAPSSAESAEIRVGSKKFTESVILGEMLRRLAARAGHTAHHLRELGGTRILWNALRAGEIDIYPEYTGTLTQEILAGENIRGEKTLRARLAALGLRISRPLGFNNTYAIGMKREVAERLGIRIISDLRKHEALRFGFSNEFMDRNDGWPSLRQRYRLPQQNVRGLDHDLAYRALSSGTIEAMELYTTDAEIHHYKLRVLGDDLGHFPVYHAVILYRADLEKRAPGVVREILRLENKIAAAPMIRMNARVKIEKKGESEVAARFLARALGIAAEISSDSLGRRLLRRTGEHLFLVTLSLGAAILAALPLGIWAARRPRIGQIVLGAAGVIQTIPSLALLVFMIPLLGIGGPPAMVALFLYSLLPIVRNTHAGLRDIPPQVLESAEAIGLAPAARLRLVELPIAARSILAGIKTAAVINVGTATLGALIGAGGYGQPILTGIRLDDTALILEGAVPAALLALVVQGAFDLLERRAVSPGLRLSRAE
- a CDS encoding ATP-binding cassette domain-containing protein; translated protein: MLEVRDISKTYGKLTALRPLSLAFPPGETTIFIGPSGCGKSTFLRILIGLIAPDAGEVRFGGETLRPENMLPIRRKMGYVIQDGGLFPHLTARANAALMARHLGWEGARIEARLAELVALTKFPAEGLDRYPVQLSGGQRQRVSLMRALMLDPDVLLLDEPLAALDPMIRAELQDDLREIFQRLGKTVVMVTHDIGEAAFFGHRIALMREGRIVQEGAMADLLHRPADPFVTRFINAQRTALEPDTGEDARR